One region of Acipenser ruthenus unplaced genomic scaffold, fAciRut3.2 maternal haplotype, whole genome shotgun sequence genomic DNA includes:
- the LOC131731690 gene encoding splicing factor YJU2-like isoform X1: MSERKVLNKYYPPDFDPSKIPKLKLPKDRQYVVRLMAPFNMRCKTCGEYIYKGKKFNARKETVQTELYMGLPIFRFYIKCTRCLAEITFKTDPENTDYAMEHGATRNFQAEKLIEEEEKKLQREREEEELNNPMKVLENRTKDSKLEMEVLENLQELKELNQRQASVDFEGMLHIHREREERERERQEEEDERETRAMLDRALVKRLRDSDSDSEEESRGPPGNSGKPTDILSQSPADPGPQLKKPKPESWERSVGKLGGAGGLAGLVRKKQSLPAPLERNPATQPDRSQTGPGTFQGSSSTPQNKVSSLSLLGLYSDSEESE, translated from the exons ATGTCGGAGCGAAAAGTATTGAAC AAATACTACCCCCCGGACTTCGACCCCTCCAAGATCCCAAAGCTGAAACTGCCCAAAGACCGGCAGTATGTGGTGCGGCTCATGGCTCCCTTCAACATGAG gtgCAAGACGTGTGGTGAGTACATTTACAAGGGGAAGAAGTTCAACGCGCGCAAGGAGACTGTGCAGACTGAGCTGTACATGGGGCTGCCCATCTTCCGCTTCTACATCAAGTGCACACGCTGCCTGGCTGAGATCACATTCAAG ACAGACCCTGAGAACACGGACTACGCCATGGAACACGGAGCCACACGCAACTTCCAGGCGGAGAAACTGatcgaggaggaggagaagaaactgcagagagagagggaggaggaggagctcaACAACCCCATGAAGGTGCTGGAGAATCGCACCAAGGACTCCAAGCTGGAGATGGAAGTGCTGGAGAACCTGCAGGAGCTGAAAGAGTTAAACCAGAGACAGGCGAGCGTGGACTTCGAGGGCATGCTGCACATCCACcgcgagagagaagagagggaacgagagaggcaggaggaggaggacgagagGGAGACCAG AGCCATGCTGGACAGAGCGCTGGTCAAGCGACTGCGTGACTCCGACTCGGACTCtgaggaggagagcagaggacCCCCGGGGAACAGCGGCAAGCCCACCGACATCCTGAGCCAG AGTCCGGCCGATCCTGGGCCCCAGCTGAAGAAGCCGAAGCCGGAGAGCTGGGAGCGCAGCGTGGGCAAGCTGGGGGGGGCCGGGGGGCTTGCAGGGCTGGTGCGCAAGAAACAAAGCCTCCCAGCCCCCCTGGAGAGGAACCCAGCGACCCAGCCAGACAGGAGCCAGACAGGACCAGGTACCTTCCAGG
- the LOC131731690 gene encoding splicing factor YJU2-like isoform X2 produces the protein MSERKVLNKYYPPDFDPSKIPKLKLPKDRQYVVRLMAPFNMRCKTCGEYIYKGKKFNARKETVQTELYMGLPIFRFYIKCTRCLAEITFKTDPENTDYAMEHGATRNFQAEKLIEEEEKKLQREREEEELNNPMKVLENRTKDSKLEMEVLENLQELKELNQRQASVDFEGMLHIHREREERERERQEEEDERETRAMLDRALVKRLRDSDSDSEEESRGPPGNSGKPTDILSQSPADPGPQLKKPKPESWERSVGKLGGAGGLAGLVRKKQSLPAPLERNPATQPDRSQTGPGSSSTPQNKVSSLSLLGLYSDSEESE, from the exons ATGTCGGAGCGAAAAGTATTGAAC AAATACTACCCCCCGGACTTCGACCCCTCCAAGATCCCAAAGCTGAAACTGCCCAAAGACCGGCAGTATGTGGTGCGGCTCATGGCTCCCTTCAACATGAG gtgCAAGACGTGTGGTGAGTACATTTACAAGGGGAAGAAGTTCAACGCGCGCAAGGAGACTGTGCAGACTGAGCTGTACATGGGGCTGCCCATCTTCCGCTTCTACATCAAGTGCACACGCTGCCTGGCTGAGATCACATTCAAG ACAGACCCTGAGAACACGGACTACGCCATGGAACACGGAGCCACACGCAACTTCCAGGCGGAGAAACTGatcgaggaggaggagaagaaactgcagagagagagggaggaggaggagctcaACAACCCCATGAAGGTGCTGGAGAATCGCACCAAGGACTCCAAGCTGGAGATGGAAGTGCTGGAGAACCTGCAGGAGCTGAAAGAGTTAAACCAGAGACAGGCGAGCGTGGACTTCGAGGGCATGCTGCACATCCACcgcgagagagaagagagggaacgagagaggcaggaggaggaggacgagagGGAGACCAG AGCCATGCTGGACAGAGCGCTGGTCAAGCGACTGCGTGACTCCGACTCGGACTCtgaggaggagagcagaggacCCCCGGGGAACAGCGGCAAGCCCACCGACATCCTGAGCCAG AGTCCGGCCGATCCTGGGCCCCAGCTGAAGAAGCCGAAGCCGGAGAGCTGGGAGCGCAGCGTGGGCAAGCTGGGGGGGGCCGGGGGGCTTGCAGGGCTGGTGCGCAAGAAACAAAGCCTCCCAGCCCCCCTGGAGAGGAACCCAGCGACCCAGCCAGACAGGAGCCAGACAGGACCAG